A region of Arabidopsis thaliana chromosome 5, partial sequence DNA encodes the following proteins:
- the CP1 gene encoding Ca2+-binding protein 1 (Ca2+-binding protein 1 (CP1); FUNCTIONS IN: calcium ion binding; INVOLVED IN: hyperosmotic salinity response; LOCATED IN: cytosol; EXPRESSED IN: 25 plant structures; EXPRESSED DURING: 14 growth stages; CONTAINS InterPro DOMAIN/s: EF-Hand 1, calcium-binding site (InterPro:IPR018247), EF-HAND 2 (InterPro:IPR018249), EF-hand-like domain (InterPro:IPR011992), Calcium-binding EF-hand (InterPro:IPR002048), EF-hand (InterPro:IPR018248); BEST Arabidopsis thaliana protein match is: calmodulin 1 (TAIR:AT5G37780.1); Has 1807 Blast hits to 1807 proteins in 277 species: Archae - 0; Bacteria - 0; Metazoa - 736; Fungi - 347; Plants - 385; Viruses - 0; Other Eukaryotes - 339 (source: NCBI BLink).) codes for MCPSGRIAIPITTTANPNFRPAFEIIDTDHDGKISSDDLRAFYAGIPSGENNDETMIGTMISVADANKDGFVEFDEFEKVLETTPFSRSGNGGDDGLMKDVFKVMDKDGDGRLSYGDLKSYMDSAGLAVTDDEIKSMIRLAGGDLNDGVSFDGLLKIFGC; via the coding sequence atgtgtcCTTCTGGTAGAATCGCGATTCCGATAACCACCACCGCGAATCCAAATTTCCGACCAGCTTTCGAAATCATCGACACAGATCACGACGGTAAAATCAGCAGCGACGATCTCCGTGCATTCTACGCCGGAATCCCTTCCGGTGAAAACAACGACGAGACGATGATCGGAACGATGATATCAGTAGCGGACGCGAACAAAGACGGATTCGTTGAGTTCGATGAATTCGAGAAAGTTCTagaaacgacgccgttttctAGATCTGGTAACGGAGGAGACGATGGATTGATGAAAGATGTGTTTAAGGTGATGGATAAAGACGGAGATGGGAGACTGAGTTACGGAGATCTGAAGAGTTATATGGATTCGGCTGGTTTAGCTGTAACCGACGATGAAATCAAATCTATGATTCGATTAGCCGGTGGTGATTTAAACGACGGCGTTTCGTTCGACGGTCTGCTTAAGATCTTTGggtgttga